A stretch of DNA from Halodesulfovibrio sp. MK-HDV:
CGAATAAATCCGGATCAGCGCAGCCTACAGGTGGAGCCCCAGCGCCAGTTGAATCTAAATTCATGTACTACAACTTCCCAGATGTTCGTGTTCCTACCGAGATGAAAGCTGATGAATCCGAGATGTTTGTTCATGGTATGGGTAACAAACAAACTGGTGTGCTAGTTTTTTCCGGTAATGTCGATTTTATGTCGCTTACAAATGCGATGATCACGACTATGCAGCAAGATGGATGGGAACTGCGTTTCCAGTTCGCCTCCCCGCGCACCTTACTGCTTTTTATCAAACCAACCCGTTTTGCTATTGTGAATATTACCGACACAAGCTCATTTAGTACTGATTTGGAGATTTGGGTTTCCCCGCGTCCAGAGCAGGATTCTATGATGACTGAAAAGCCACTTCCATTTATTGATATGCCTAAATCATCTTCAATGAATACTCCAAGACCACAAACTTCCGTAGCGCCGGTATCAAATATGCCGACAGAAGAAGGATTGGATAGCTAGTGAAACCACATACAGCTTTTACAGGCTTTCTTGGTAAGCGTATGCATCTTGGTATCAGCGGCTCAATCGCTGCATACAAGGGGTTAGACTTACTTAGAATGTTTAAAGATAGCGGTGCAGATGTCGGAGTTACTCTTACAGATTCTGCACAGCAGTTTATTACGCCCCTTAGCTATGAAGCTCTTGGGGCTTCGCCTGTTTTTTCTAAAATGTATCCCGTGGGTGATGATGTTTTCGGACATCTCATGCCGGGTGAAGCATGTCATGCCTTTGTAATCGCTCCTGCCTCTGCCACAACCCTTTCGCGTCTTGCTAACGGTTTGGCAGACGATATGCTTTCGTGTCAGGCATTAGCGTTTCCAGAGAAGTTGGTGATTGCACCGGCAATGAATCCACGAATGTGGCACAATGCAGCTGCTCAGGAAAATGTAGAAAAACTGCGCCGCCGCGGACATGTTATTGTTGAGCCGGGATGCGGACGTACCGCGTGTATGGAAGAAGGACAGGGACGTTTAGCACCTGTTGAAGATATCTATTTGCATGGACTTCGCGCCATGTCACCACAGGATATGGCTGGACAGACAGTTATGATTACGCTTGGGCCAACCCGTGAAAAATGGGATGGTGTGCGTTTTTGGTCTAATCCTTCATCCGGAACAATGGGTGCTTCTTTCGCTGTTGCCGCGTGGTTGCGTGGTGCAGATGTTCATGCAATATGCGGAGCTGGTACTCCGGAGTTGCCGTCTGCCATTACACGCCATGACGTAACCAGTGCTGCTGAAATGTACCAAGCTGCTGATTCCTTATGGAAAGATATGAGCATTGGCGTGTTCACAGCAGCTGTTGCAGATTATGCTCCAGTACCTTTTGGTGATTCTAAATTTAAAAAGGGTGGAGATGATCTCACTGTTTCCTTTACACGGACAGTAGATATTCTTAAAACCCTCGGCAACGCAAAGCGCGATGACCAGCGGGTTATCGGATTTGCAGCAGAGACTGACAACATTCATGAGAATGTGAAGAAGAAACTTGCTGCAAAAAACGCTGATATTGTTGTTGGAAATAACGTTGCTAAAAGTGGTTCCGGATTCGGATCTGCGACCAATGAAGTCTGCATTGTTGATCGAAACGGCAGGCAGGAAGATTGGCCAGTAGCCCCAAAACCGGAAGTTGCATGGAGAGTTTTTGATTGGCTGCTTCAACTGTAGTTCTTAGCGAACAAATACGTCCATGGCATAATGCCGGACTTCGCTTTCTTTTCGATGAGGATGGTTCCATTGCGCAGGCAATGACTGACGCACAAGTAGCAGCTTCTGCACAGCCAGCGCCAGTTGCACAACCTGTCTCGTCTCCAGTTGCGCCTGCGCAGCAGGCACCACAGCAATACCAACAGACTACTCAACAGCAGCCAGCACCAAGGCAACCTCAGCAGCAGCCCCAGCAACCGACTGTGCAGCAGCCTCAGCAAAAGCCACAGGCGGCACCTTCTGCCCAAGCATCACAGCAGCGTCCGCAACGCCCTGCCCAGCAGGCACAACGTACGCCAGCGGTGCCACCGCGCGCTATGCCGTCTCTTGTTATTCATCCGACCAATAAACCGCCGGAAGAATGGCCGCAGCAGTGGCAGAATTATTGGAGCAAAGTTCAAATTCCAAGTCCGGTTGTTTGGACATACTGGGCTCTTGGTGATGATCTTTCAGGACATGCTGATCCGAAACGCCGTGAAGTGTTGAAAAAGCTTATTAGCAGTCTCAACCTCCCGCGCGGAACCAGTTCGTTCTGGCCAGTTGCAGCAAGTGGTGAAGC
This window harbors:
- the coaBC gene encoding bifunctional phosphopantothenoylcysteine decarboxylase/phosphopantothenate--cysteine ligase CoaBC, producing MKPHTAFTGFLGKRMHLGISGSIAAYKGLDLLRMFKDSGADVGVTLTDSAQQFITPLSYEALGASPVFSKMYPVGDDVFGHLMPGEACHAFVIAPASATTLSRLANGLADDMLSCQALAFPEKLVIAPAMNPRMWHNAAAQENVEKLRRRGHVIVEPGCGRTACMEEGQGRLAPVEDIYLHGLRAMSPQDMAGQTVMITLGPTREKWDGVRFWSNPSSGTMGASFAVAAWLRGADVHAICGAGTPELPSAITRHDVTSAAEMYQAADSLWKDMSIGVFTAAVADYAPVPFGDSKFKKGGDDLTVSFTRTVDILKTLGNAKRDDQRVIGFAAETDNIHENVKKKLAAKNADIVVGNNVAKSGSGFGSATNEVCIVDRNGRQEDWPVAPKPEVAWRVFDWLLQL